The following coding sequences lie in one Sulfuricurvum sp. genomic window:
- a CDS encoding SagB/ThcOx family dehydrogenase codes for MKNITTVLEYHDRTKHRPSRYAASLGYMDWATQPNPFRRYEGTELIPLKLNTITPPYHLLFGEDLPSAPLCLESVSQLLRYALGLAAWKSHSGSRWALRCNASSGNLQPSECYILAPALEGISDHPTLSHYAPNEHALEILHQFDTPLKIENDTILIALSSIFWREAWKYGERCWRYCQLDAGHAYQAIKISAAALGWECTILSVDSGEIGHLCGLDQLRRFDPHELESPDMLLRLSLSSHEISDIDLPAVPPLDSRANLLSPSHHDWPILEVIDTATQGLYPLTHPLTQSRITPPPSKSAGEIILKRRSAQMMDGSSITEEQFRRLLNASLFCRETSDVHFALFVHRVEGLPKGLYTYVRNTSDLESLKQAMDTTFEWKDYGEGLYLLREGDYRGAAQMISCNQEIAKDGAFSFGMLCRFGESLETYGAIGYKNLYHQCGAIGQMLYLEATSLGLSATGIGCFLDDEFHALLGMHDLKYQSLYHFTIGRAIIDTRIMTLEPYTH; via the coding sequence ATGAAAAATATTACAACCGTACTTGAATATCACGACCGAACCAAACACCGTCCCTCTCGCTATGCCGCCAGTCTGGGTTATATGGACTGGGCAACACAACCCAATCCCTTTCGTCGATACGAAGGGACAGAGCTCATTCCCCTGAAACTTAACACGATCACACCTCCCTATCATCTTTTGTTTGGAGAAGACCTTCCCTCTGCACCTTTGTGTTTGGAATCCGTTTCCCAACTGCTCCGATACGCTCTCGGACTCGCAGCATGGAAAAGCCACAGCGGTTCACGCTGGGCACTACGGTGCAATGCCAGCAGCGGGAATCTCCAACCAAGCGAATGCTATATCCTCGCTCCCGCACTCGAAGGAATCAGTGACCATCCGACCCTCTCTCACTATGCCCCAAATGAACATGCTCTGGAGATCCTTCATCAGTTCGACACACCGTTAAAAATTGAAAACGATACGATTCTGATCGCATTAAGCTCAATTTTTTGGCGTGAAGCCTGGAAATACGGTGAACGGTGTTGGCGTTATTGCCAGCTCGATGCGGGACATGCGTATCAGGCGATAAAGATCAGTGCCGCGGCACTGGGATGGGAATGCACCATTTTAAGCGTCGACAGTGGGGAAATCGGGCACCTCTGCGGATTGGATCAGCTCCGCCGCTTCGATCCGCATGAGCTAGAGAGTCCTGATATGCTGCTGCGCCTATCGCTCTCATCCCATGAGATTTCCGATATCGATTTGCCAGCCGTGCCGCCGTTGGACAGCCGTGCCAATCTCCTCAGCCCATCCCATCATGATTGGCCGATTTTAGAGGTTATAGATACGGCGACTCAAGGGCTCTATCCCCTAACACACCCTCTGACACAATCGCGAATCACTCCGCCTCCCTCTAAAAGTGCCGGAGAGATCATTTTGAAACGGCGCAGCGCTCAAATGATGGACGGCAGTTCCATCACCGAAGAGCAGTTTCGCCGACTCCTCAATGCTTCACTGTTTTGTCGCGAGACGAGTGATGTTCATTTTGCCCTTTTTGTCCATCGTGTAGAGGGGCTGCCTAAAGGATTGTATACCTACGTCCGAAATACATCCGATTTAGAGTCTCTCAAACAAGCGATGGACACGACGTTTGAATGGAAGGATTACGGAGAAGGGCTGTATCTGCTGCGTGAAGGAGACTATCGCGGAGCGGCTCAGATGATCTCCTGCAATCAAGAGATTGCAAAAGACGGAGCCTTTAGTTTCGGTATGCTTTGCCGCTTTGGAGAATCGCTCGAAACTTACGGTGCCATAGGATACAAAAATCTCTACCACCAATGCGGTGCCATCGGTCAGATGCTTTATCTCGAGGCAACGTCACTCGGACTTAGCGCAACGGGGATCGGATGCTTTTTAGACGATGAATTCCATGCTCTGTTAGGCATGCACGACTTGAAATATCAATCGCTTTACCATTTCACGATCGGACGAGCTATTATCGATACCCGTATCATGACGCTTGAACCTTATACTCATTAA
- a CDS encoding DASS family sodium-coupled anion symporter produces MSPRVKQLIPVLLLGIFALILWFTPPPLAITPKAWQLFTIFLTTIIAILGNVLPIIAASVIALAISVLSGVIEPVKAYAGFSESFILMIIAAFLVSHAVHKSGLGKRLSLHIIRRFGHSTLGLGYSLIATDILIAPAFPSNTARSGVLYPIVYGLAHDCGSKVGDNTQRRAGSYLMMTSMAGLTISSGLWLTAMAVNPVGVGIAETMGIHITFGSWLLYALLPTLIAFALIPWMLYRIYPPELRSTPDAPQKAKEALEHMGRISRNEWITAGVFVSMLTLWALSGILGVDKAAVAFGGLGILMATRVFGVEDFRSQGEALSTLIWFAILFALSTQLAEMGFMGAVANHFTLYLIGLSWMWVYLLLIAVYVLIHYLFVSQSAHLLALFGIFLAVGVGAGVPGELMAMMLLFATNFNATITPQGSSCNAIYLSSGYISAREIYIYGGAITLLNFVIFLAIGTPWILAVAHL; encoded by the coding sequence ATGTCACCGAGAGTTAAACAGCTTATCCCCGTACTGTTGCTAGGGATTTTTGCCCTAATCTTGTGGTTTACCCCTCCACCGCTTGCCATTACCCCGAAAGCATGGCAACTCTTCACGATTTTCCTGACAACTATTATAGCTATTTTAGGTAACGTACTGCCAATCATCGCCGCATCGGTCATTGCACTCGCTATCAGTGTCTTATCCGGGGTCATCGAGCCTGTAAAAGCCTATGCGGGGTTTTCGGAAAGCTTCATTTTAATGATCATTGCGGCTTTTTTAGTCTCTCACGCCGTTCACAAATCTGGGTTAGGAAAACGGCTTTCGCTCCACATCATTCGCCGTTTCGGCCACTCTACTCTGGGGCTCGGATACAGCCTCATCGCCACTGATATCTTGATTGCTCCCGCCTTTCCGAGTAATACAGCCCGAAGCGGTGTTCTCTATCCTATCGTCTACGGTCTGGCACACGACTGCGGCTCAAAGGTGGGTGATAATACCCAACGTCGTGCGGGAAGCTATCTGATGATGACGTCTATGGCGGGTCTTACTATCTCGTCGGGTCTTTGGCTTACAGCTATGGCAGTTAATCCCGTCGGCGTCGGTATCGCGGAGACTATGGGAATCCATATCACGTTCGGCAGCTGGCTGCTCTATGCACTTCTCCCGACTCTGATCGCATTTGCCCTCATTCCGTGGATGTTGTATCGTATTTATCCTCCCGAACTTCGCTCAACTCCCGATGCTCCTCAAAAGGCAAAAGAGGCATTGGAACACATGGGACGCATCAGCCGGAACGAGTGGATAACTGCCGGTGTTTTTGTCTCGATGCTGACACTTTGGGCACTTTCGGGAATACTGGGGGTCGATAAAGCTGCCGTTGCATTCGGGGGACTTGGAATTTTGATGGCGACACGCGTTTTCGGCGTTGAAGATTTTAGAAGCCAAGGCGAAGCGCTCAGTACCCTGATATGGTTTGCCATTCTCTTTGCACTCAGTACCCAGCTCGCCGAAATGGGATTTATGGGTGCCGTCGCGAACCATTTTACCCTCTATCTCATCGGACTCTCTTGGATGTGGGTTTATTTACTCTTGATAGCCGTATATGTACTGATTCACTATCTCTTCGTTTCGCAAAGCGCTCATCTTTTAGCCCTCTTCGGTATCTTTTTAGCCGTCGGTGTAGGGGCCGGTGTTCCGGGAGAATTGATGGCAATGATGCTGCTGTTTGCCACCAACTTTAACGCCACGATCACCCCGCAGGGCTCTTCGTGTAACGCGATCTATCTCAGCTCCGGCTATATCAGTGCTCGGGAAATCTATATCTACGGCGGGGCAATAACGCTGCTCAATTTCGTTATCTTTTTGGCAATCGGTACCCCGTGGATATTAGCGGTGGCACATTTATGA